DNA from Mycobacterium sp. SMC-8:
CCACCGCGGCACGGGTGATCCACGGCAGTGAGAAGGTCGCACGTTTCCTGCTCGGCCTGCAGCGGCGCTACGGCGCGCAGCGCCTGCTCGAGCGCGGCGTGCTCGGACTGGTCAACGGTGAACTCGGGCTGTACTCACCGGGCGCCGACGCCACCGACGACGGTCCCGCGATCGCGCCGCGCATCCAGGCGCTCACCGTCCACGACGGGCGGGTGGTGGCGATCTACGACATCGCCAATCCCGACAAGTTCACCGCCTCACCGCTGAGGTAGCTGCGGCTACGCCGAACCCGTCCACGGCACGCGGCACGCGTCGCCGGAGCTGAAGCCCTGCTCGGTGATCCCCAGGGCGGCGTTCATCCGGGCCCGCATGTTCTCCACGCCGATCTGGTAGGTCAGCTCGATCACCCCGTCGGCGCCGAACCGGCGACGCAGATCGGCCATCTGCTCGTCGCTGACGGTGTGCGGGTCGCCGGTCATCGCCGCGGCGTAGCCGATGGCCGCGCGCTCGTCATCGGTGAACCGCGGCGAGGTCGCGTAGTCGTCGATCTCGGTCAGCCGTGCCATGTCCAGGCCGTCGAGGCGCATCAGCATCGCGCCGAAGTCGACACACCATGAGCAGCCGATCTGCCGGGCGGTCCAGTACACGGCCAGTTCGCGCACCGCGGCGGGCAGCGTCGAGGACGCACGCTCAAGCATCCCCTCGTGCACCGCGCCGGCCAGCAACAGGCGCGGGTGGTGGGCGTAGATCGCGAACGGTTCGGGCACCTCGCCGAAGCGGCGTCTCGCGTAGCGCCACATCAACCTCGTCAGCAGCGAGGCACGGCCGGGGGGCAGGGGTTCGATACGTGTGGTCATACCTGTCAGACGACGTGCGGGTCCGATGTGTGACAGAAGACGGACGTTTCGTCCCGGCGTGTTTCCCTGCGGTGCCGTCAGGGAAGACGCTGGGGCCAAAGGCCGGCGCGGGAGCCGGCGGTGATCGAGAGAAGGCGCCGTCTGCTGCACCGAATCGCCCTGTGGGCCATTGCGGCACCTCGCCGCATCGTGGCCGTCGCAGGCCTGGTCATGGTGGCCGCGGCGGTCTTCGGCGTGCCGGTCGCCGGAAGCCTGACCGCCGGCGGCTTCCAGGATCCGACGACGGAGTCCGCGCGCGCGACCCGCACCCTCGTCGAGACCTTCGGCCGCGGCGAGATGCAGCTGCTGTTCACCGTCACCGATCCGCAGGGCGCCGACGCCCCCGCGGCCCGCGCCACCGGAGAGGACATCGCCGAGCGCCTCCGCGCCGACCCCGCCGTCATCACGGTGACCTCCCCGTGGACGGCGCCGCCCGGGCAGGCGGGCGCGCTGACCTCCGAGGACGGCCGCACCGGACTGGTGATCGCCGAACTGCGCGGCGACGAGAACGTCGCGCCCCGCCGCGCGCAGGCGCTCGTCGACGAGGTGAACGCAACGGTGGCGCCCCGCCACCAGGGCGTCACGATCCTCGCCGGCGGATCGACGATCGTCTACGCGCAGATCAACGCCCAGACCCAGCGTGACGTGCTGGTGATGGAGGCAATCGCGATCCCGCTCAGTTTCCTGGTGCTGGTCTGGGTGTTCAAGGGTCTGCTGGCCGCGGCGCTGCCGGTGGCGGTCGGAGGCCTGGCAATCGTCGCGACGATGTCGGTGCTGCGCCTCACCGCGATGGGCACCGACGTGTCGATCTTCGCGCTGAACCTGGCCACCGCGCTGGGCCTGGCGCTGGCCATCGACTACACGCTGCTCATCGTCAGCCGCTTCCGCGACGAGGTGGCCGCCGGGGCTTCCCGGGAGACGGCGCTCGTCACGACGATGACCACGGCCGGGCGCACGGTTTTGTTCTCCGCGCTGACGGTCGCGCTGTCGATGGCGACCCTTGTGGTGTTCCCGATGTACTTCCTGAAGTCGTTCGCCTACGCCGGCGTCGCGACCGTCGCTCTGTGCGCCGCCGCCGCCATTCTGGTCACCCCGGCCGCGATCATGCTCGCCGGCGACCGGCTCGACGCGTTCGACGTGCGCCGTCTGGTCCGGCGGGCCCCGGCGTACGACGGCCCGCCGCAGCAGAAGTTCTGGTACCGCTCGACGAAGTTCGTCATCGCGCGGGCGGTGCCGGTGGGGCTGGCCGGTGCTGCACTGCTGA
Protein-coding regions in this window:
- a CDS encoding MMPL family transporter, with protein sequence MLHRIALWAIAAPRRIVAVAGLVMVAAAVFGVPVAGSLTAGGFQDPTTESARATRTLVETFGRGEMQLLFTVTDPQGADAPAARATGEDIAERLRADPAVITVTSPWTAPPGQAGALTSEDGRTGLVIAELRGDENVAPRRAQALVDEVNATVAPRHQGVTILAGGSTIVYAQINAQTQRDVLVMEAIAIPLSFLVLVWVFKGLLAAALPVAVGGLAIVATMSVLRLTAMGTDVSIFALNLATALGLALAIDYTLLIVSRFRDEVAAGASRETALVTTMTTAGRTVLFSALTVALSMATLVVFPMYFLKSFAYAGVATVALCAAAAILVTPAAIMLAGDRLDAFDVRRLVRRAPAYDGPPQQKFWYRSTKFVIARAVPVGLAGAALLISLGLPFLGVSWGLADDRVLPASASAHQVGDMLRTQFSDSSEAAVTVVVPETAGLAPQDFDRYAVAASAIADVSLVSAPTGTYADGRRVGPPTGAAGERNGAAFLTVGSTAPSFSAQSERQLDALRALGGPGGRAVDMTGLAAINSDSVASITARLPIVLGAIAAITFVLLFLLTGSVVLPVKALVLNALSLSAAFGAMVWIFQDGHLGALGTTPTGTLVVNMPVLLFCIAFGLSMDYEVFLIARIREFWLASGRTREDNDESVALGLAHTGRVVTAAALIMSISFGALIAAQVSFMRMFGLGLMVAVLIDATLVRMVLLPALMHLMGRWNWWSPEPLARWHGRVTAGRRPAGRHAMGQVGRRSAVAE